The following coding sequences are from one Enterococcus sp. 4G2_DIV0659 window:
- a CDS encoding replication terminator protein: MSKEIELNLSAMANGAIQEKLDGELEKLFNNIHDPNTKAKDKRAITIKLEFAPDDNRQVIVLNSSFSTKLAPVRDFDTTILTGKDLSSGKVAARELQSEAPGQTFIDPVDGKQKTDVGEPIDVIEKEEAAKESQQQQIINLQEKRG, encoded by the coding sequence ATGTCTAAAGAAATTGAATTAAATTTATCAGCAATGGCAAATGGAGCCATTCAGGAAAAACTGGATGGGGAATTAGAAAAATTATTTAACAATATTCATGACCCGAATACTAAAGCGAAAGATAAACGAGCAATCACCATCAAACTTGAATTTGCGCCAGATGACAACCGTCAAGTTATTGTCCTAAATAGTAGCTTCTCAACGAAGTTAGCGCCAGTTCGTGATTTTGATACTACTATCTTAACGGGTAAGGATTTAAGCAGCGGAAAGGTTGCTGCTCGTGAATTACAATCTGAGGCACCAGGTCAGACTTTTATTGATCCAGTCGATGGCAAACAAAAAACGGATGTCGGTGAACCTATTGACGTTATTGAAAAAGAAGAAGCAGCCAAAGAATCTCAACAGCAACAGATTATAAACTTACAAGAGAAAAGAGGATAA
- a CDS encoding DUF4145 domain-containing protein: protein MESNFICPFCSASVPIVEDTARSSTVYSYLKTDAIHVGNGTTYEPVDSIEVFFRYCPSCEKISVKALGTGSQFVGEKWNLYPDNNAKQLPDYIPVSIIEDYEEACKIVDLSPKSSATLSRRCLQGMIRDFWNVRKDTLLNEIKAIDNKVDSETKEVLHALRQLGNIGAHPERDINLIVDIEPDEANQLILFIEYLFEEWYIKRHDRKSMLTKIKNINLKKQETRKQ, encoded by the coding sequence TTGGAAAGTAATTTTATTTGTCCATTTTGTTCTGCAAGTGTTCCTATTGTTGAAGACACAGCTAGATCCAGCACTGTTTATTCATATTTAAAAACAGACGCTATACATGTAGGAAATGGTACAACTTATGAGCCTGTAGATTCGATAGAGGTATTTTTTCGTTATTGTCCTAGTTGTGAAAAAATCTCCGTAAAAGCGCTTGGAACAGGCTCTCAGTTCGTTGGGGAAAAATGGAACTTATACCCTGATAATAATGCTAAACAACTACCCGATTACATACCCGTTTCTATAATTGAAGATTACGAAGAAGCTTGTAAAATTGTCGATCTAAGTCCAAAATCTTCCGCCACATTGTCAAGACGTTGCCTCCAAGGTATGATTAGAGACTTTTGGAATGTTCGAAAAGATACTTTGCTAAACGAGATTAAAGCTATAGACAACAAAGTTGATTCTGAAACTAAAGAAGTTCTACATGCATTACGACAATTAGGTAACATTGGTGCCCATCCTGAAAGAGACATAAATTTAATAGTAGATATTGAACCTGATGAAGCCAATCAACTAATATTGTTTATTGAGTATTTATTTGAAGAATGGTATATAAAAAGACATGACAGAAAATCGATGCTAACTAAGATTAAAAATATTAATCTTAAGAAACAAGAAACACGCAAGCAATAA